The following coding sequences are from one Seonamhaeicola sp. ML3 window:
- a CDS encoding peptidoglycan DD-metalloendopeptidase family protein codes for MDQKRDRRLGNKYFIVLAFALVLFSSCREDKKEVTEQEIAEVKKPVDVYEFGFNLNNYIVKRDTVKAGESFGQILEQNKIGYPKIFHIAEKTKETYNIARFFQAGKPYTILCSKDSLELPESFIYQPTKEEYVVINFKDSIHAFKSRKPIKYVEKTVTGVINSSISETLDNKGVSAVLTNLLADNIYAWTIDFRRLQKGDRFKVIYTDKYIDDSIYTGVHDVKAAYFEHNSEPFYAFQFETDSVKGIKDYFNEEAKNLRRAFLKAPVKFSRISSRYNLRRRIAVYGYKIRAHKGTDFAAPIGTPIMATANGTVTKSERRGGNGNYVKIRHNATYETQYLHMKKRKAKVGDFVKQGDIIGWVGMTGNTGGPHVCYRFWVNGRQVDPFKQKLPEAKPISDSLKTQYLKYIKPIRVQLDNIPFDDEILEEPMDENLITQNY; via the coding sequence ATGGACCAAAAAAGAGATAGAAGATTGGGGAACAAATATTTTATAGTTTTAGCATTTGCACTTGTTCTTTTCAGTTCTTGTAGAGAAGATAAAAAAGAGGTTACGGAGCAAGAAATTGCTGAGGTTAAAAAACCAGTAGATGTTTATGAGTTTGGTTTTAACTTAAATAACTACATCGTAAAACGAGATACAGTAAAGGCAGGTGAAAGTTTTGGGCAAATTTTGGAGCAAAACAAGATTGGTTACCCTAAAATTTTCCATATTGCCGAAAAAACTAAAGAAACTTATAATATTGCTAGGTTTTTTCAAGCAGGCAAGCCTTATACGATTCTCTGCTCAAAAGATTCTTTAGAATTACCGGAATCCTTTATTTATCAACCAACCAAAGAAGAGTATGTAGTTATTAATTTCAAAGATTCCATTCATGCTTTTAAAAGCAGGAAGCCTATTAAATATGTAGAAAAAACGGTTACAGGTGTTATCAATAGTAGTATTTCTGAAACTTTAGATAATAAGGGTGTAAGCGCAGTTTTGACTAACTTGTTAGCAGATAATATTTATGCATGGACTATTGACTTTAGACGTCTTCAAAAAGGTGATCGATTCAAAGTCATTTACACAGATAAATATATAGATGATTCAATTTATACAGGTGTGCATGATGTTAAAGCGGCTTATTTTGAGCATAATTCAGAGCCGTTTTATGCCTTCCAATTTGAAACAGATTCTGTAAAGGGGATTAAGGATTATTTCAACGAAGAAGCAAAAAATTTACGTCGAGCCTTTTTAAAAGCTCCTGTTAAGTTTAGCCGTATTTCTTCACGTTATAATTTAAGGCGAAGGATTGCGGTTTACGGTTATAAAATAAGAGCTCACAAAGGAACCGATTTTGCTGCTCCTATTGGTACGCCCATTATGGCTACAGCTAATGGAACCGTTACTAAATCTGAACGAAGAGGAGGAAACGGTAATTATGTAAAGATTAGACATAACGCTACTTACGAAACACAATACCTTCACATGAAAAAGCGTAAGGCAAAAGTGGGCGATTTTGTAAAACAGGGCGATATTATAGGTTGGGTTGGTATGACCGGAAATACTGGAGGGCCTCATGTATGTTATCGTTTTTGGGTGAACGGCAGACAGGTAGATCCATTTAAGCAAAAACTACCCGAAGCTAAACCCATTTCAGATTCATTAAAAACACAATATTTAAAATATATAAAACCAATCAGGGTTCAATTAGATAATATTCCTTTCGATGATGAAATACTCGAAGAACCAATGGATGAAAACCTAATAACCCAGAATTATTAA
- a CDS encoding tryptophan 2,3-dioxygenase family protein: protein MGSDSKITNQLEEKYQKIDQDLEDHLEGLLYSKPINYWDYIQIDALLNLQITRTSFPDEKVFIMYHQISELLFKMILSEIEQIAENDSIDAVIFTDKIMRISRYFDVLTSSFSIMKDGMSIEQYNKFRQTLIPASGFQSAQYRKIEFASTELINLIDKRFRDTIDRNSSYDNAFEHLYWQAAGKDYKTGKKTYTLAVFEERYKEEFIRFTKFYEKNNLWSKFKSLPKEAQKDKDLVKAMRHYDLTVNVKWVMAHYNTAVHYLNIGGKTTDATGGSEWVKYMHPKYQKRIFFPDLWTKKEIEDWGTNIL from the coding sequence ATGGGGTCAGATTCCAAAATTACTAATCAGCTCGAAGAGAAATACCAAAAAATAGATCAGGATTTAGAAGATCATCTAGAAGGTCTTCTGTACAGTAAACCAATAAATTATTGGGATTACATACAAATTGATGCACTCTTAAATTTACAAATTACAAGAACAAGTTTTCCAGATGAGAAGGTATTCATTATGTACCATCAAATTTCGGAGCTCTTGTTTAAAATGATACTCAGTGAAATTGAGCAAATAGCAGAAAACGACTCAATAGATGCTGTTATATTCACAGATAAAATAATGCGCATTAGCCGTTATTTTGATGTGTTAACTTCCTCTTTCAGTATTATGAAAGATGGTATGAGTATAGAACAGTATAATAAATTTAGGCAGACACTTATTCCAGCAAGCGGATTTCAAAGTGCACAATACAGAAAGATTGAATTTGCATCCACCGAACTTATCAATTTAATCGATAAAAGATTTCGAGATACAATCGATAGAAATTCGTCTTACGACAATGCTTTCGAACACTTATACTGGCAAGCTGCCGGTAAGGATTATAAAACAGGCAAAAAGACCTATACTTTAGCTGTTTTTGAAGAGCGCTATAAGGAAGAATTTATTAGATTTACTAAGTTTTACGAAAAAAATAACCTTTGGTCTAAATTTAAAAGTTTACCAAAAGAAGCTCAAAAAGATAAAGATTTGGTTAAGGCGATGCGACACTACGATTTAACGGTTAACGTAAAGTGGGTTATGGCACACTATAATACCGCAGTTCATTACCTAAATATTGGAGGAAAAACAACAGATGCCACCGGAGGTAGTGAATGGGTTAAGTATATGCACCCGAAGTATCAAAAAAGAATATTTTTTCCAGATTTATGGACCAAAAAAGAGATAGAAGATTGGGGAACAAATATTTTATAG
- a CDS encoding DUF3108 domain-containing protein has translation MKKILLIIFAVCISTISYSQEESAFGDGEWFKFKMSYSGFLKAGNATLTVSDATLENKEVYHVVGKGWTTGMIKWFFKVEDRYESYFDKQTIMPYKFIRNIDEGGYTKDIEIDFDQENNKAYVNNKKHNRQSVIDTRPNIQDMVSTFYYLRNNMDTDTLKIGDEVRVDMFFDEENYGFKLKYLGEEILDTEFGDVETLKFRPYVMAGRVFKEEESLTLWVSKDKNKLPLRIKADLAVGSLRADLDAFKGLKHPFQIVVKR, from the coding sequence ATGAAAAAAATACTACTTATAATATTTGCTGTTTGCATATCAACAATATCCTATTCGCAAGAAGAATCGGCTTTTGGAGATGGCGAATGGTTTAAATTCAAAATGAGCTATAGTGGCTTTTTAAAAGCTGGTAATGCTACGCTAACCGTTAGCGATGCTACCTTGGAGAATAAAGAGGTTTACCATGTTGTTGGTAAAGGCTGGACCACAGGTATGATTAAATGGTTTTTTAAAGTAGAGGATCGTTATGAAAGTTACTTCGATAAACAAACCATTATGCCTTATAAGTTCATCAGAAATATAGATGAAGGTGGCTACACCAAAGACATAGAAATAGATTTTGACCAAGAAAACAATAAGGCTTACGTAAATAACAAGAAGCATAATAGACAATCTGTAATCGATACCAGGCCAAATATTCAAGACATGGTCTCAACGTTTTATTATCTAAGGAACAATATGGATACAGATACGCTTAAAATTGGAGATGAGGTTCGTGTAGATATGTTTTTTGATGAAGAAAATTATGGGTTTAAATTAAAGTATCTTGGCGAAGAGATTTTGGATACCGAATTTGGAGATGTGGAAACCTTAAAATTTAGACCATATGTAATGGCAGGCCGTGTTTTTAAGGAAGAAGAAAGTTTAACCTTATGGGTCTCGAAAGACAAAAATAAGCTACCTTTACGCATTAAAGCAGACTTAGCGGTAGGTTCCTTAAGAGCAGATTTAGATGCTTTTAAGGGGCTAAAGCATCCGTTTCAAATAGTAGTTAAACGATAA
- the pgi gene encoding glucose-6-phosphate isomerase, whose translation MALPTINPTQTNAWKKLQDHYNEINGLHMKDLFAQDSERANKYTITWDDFYVDFSKNRITEDTFTYLLELANDVKLKEAIESQFSGEKINQTEGRAVLHSALRAPESAVVHVDGENVIPEVFSVKRKIETFTNEVVDGSRKGYTGKAFTHVVNIGIGGSDLGPAMVVDSLQFYKNHLTTYFVSNVDGDHVNEIIKKLDPETTLFVIVSKTFTTQETLSNANTIKDWFLKSASEEDIAKHFVAVSTNLEAVQSFGIDPNNIFPMWDWVGGRFSLWSAVGLSISLAVGYDNYASLLTGANKMDDHFKNEDFSTNIPVVLGLLSIWYNNFFDAESEVIIPYSQYLNQFATYLQQGIMESNGKCVDRKGNAIDYQTGTLIWGEPGTNSQHAFFQLIHQGTKLIPADFIGFTKSLYGNQDHQDKLISNFLAQTEALLNGKTEEQVIDEGAKASIVPFKIFEGNKPTNTIFIDKLTPESLGKLIAMYEHKIFVQGVIWNIYSYDQFGVELGKQLASKILKEFGGGITNAHDASTSNLLAHYKSKR comes from the coding sequence ATGGCATTACCAACAATAAACCCTACACAAACCAATGCTTGGAAAAAACTCCAAGACCATTACAATGAAATAAACGGTCTACATATGAAAGATTTATTTGCTCAGGATAGTGAGCGGGCAAATAAATATACCATTACATGGGATGATTTTTATGTTGATTTCTCTAAAAACAGAATCACAGAAGATACCTTTACATATTTACTGGAATTAGCCAACGATGTAAAACTAAAAGAGGCAATAGAGTCTCAATTTTCAGGTGAAAAAATAAATCAAACCGAAGGTAGAGCAGTATTACATTCGGCTTTAAGAGCACCAGAGTCTGCTGTTGTTCATGTTGATGGAGAGAATGTAATCCCAGAAGTATTTTCAGTAAAAAGAAAAATAGAGACGTTTACTAACGAAGTTGTAGATGGGTCACGAAAAGGCTATACAGGAAAAGCTTTTACCCATGTTGTGAATATTGGTATTGGCGGTTCAGATTTAGGTCCCGCTATGGTGGTAGATTCTTTGCAGTTTTACAAAAACCATTTAACCACATATTTTGTTAGTAATGTAGATGGGGACCACGTTAATGAAATAATAAAAAAGTTAGATCCAGAGACTACGCTATTCGTAATAGTGTCAAAAACGTTTACTACTCAAGAGACCTTATCTAATGCCAACACGATTAAAGATTGGTTCTTGAAATCGGCTTCAGAAGAAGATATCGCGAAGCATTTTGTGGCGGTTTCTACGAATTTAGAAGCCGTTCAAAGTTTTGGAATTGACCCCAACAATATTTTTCCAATGTGGGATTGGGTTGGTGGACGATTTTCACTTTGGAGCGCCGTTGGCTTATCTATCAGTTTAGCGGTTGGATATGATAATTATGCCAGTTTATTAACTGGAGCCAACAAGATGGATGATCATTTTAAAAATGAAGACTTTTCAACCAATATCCCAGTCGTCTTAGGGTTGTTGAGTATTTGGTACAATAATTTCTTTGATGCCGAAAGTGAGGTTATTATTCCTTATTCTCAGTATCTAAACCAGTTTGCGACATACTTGCAACAAGGTATCATGGAAAGTAATGGAAAGTGTGTAGACAGAAAAGGAAATGCTATAGATTATCAAACGGGAACCCTAATATGGGGTGAGCCGGGAACAAATTCACAACATGCTTTTTTTCAATTAATACATCAAGGAACAAAATTAATTCCTGCCGATTTTATTGGTTTCACAAAAAGCTTGTATGGTAACCAAGATCACCAAGATAAATTGATTTCTAATTTTCTAGCACAAACAGAGGCTTTATTAAATGGAAAAACAGAAGAACAAGTTATTGATGAAGGTGCTAAAGCGTCTATTGTTCCATTCAAGATTTTTGAAGGCAATAAACCAACAAATACTATTTTTATTGATAAACTTACCCCAGAAAGTTTAGGGAAGTTAATAGCCATGTATGAGCATAAAATTTTTGTTCAAGGTGTTATATGGAATATTTACAGTTACGATCAATTTGGTGTTGAGCTAGGAAAGCAATTGGCTTCTAAGATTTTGAAGGAGTTTGGTGGAGGTATTACTAATGCGCATGATGCTTCAACAAGTAATCTTTTGGCGCATTATAAGAGCAAGCGATAA
- a CDS encoding TonB-dependent receptor has protein sequence MKKTTQFLLLTVAMLFSATIFAQTVSGTIVEAGTNVPLPGANVIEKGTSNGVTSDFDGNFSLNASSSSGEVVISFIGYNSKTIAFSGDTDLGVITLESSQFGLEEVQIIASVAVDRKTPVAVSTIKSADIELKLGSQEFPEILKTTPGIYVTKAGGGFGDGQVRMRGFGSVNVAVMINGIPVNDMENGRVFWSNWAGLGDVTSTMQTQRGLGAAKIAVPSIGGTINIITKTTDVEEGGNIITSVGNDGYSKYGVTYSTGLMDNGFAATVSAASTQGDGYVDGTQFNGVSYFVNLSKEFNDQHKLSFSAFGAKQQHGQRQNRQLIETYRNSERGRKFNADWGYYNGQVTFQEDNFYHKPQISLNHYWNLNENTSINSSAYVSFGTGGGGGIRGVNKFTFNADGSSEYRDGLYGPINFDKIAEENEALGALGSETILRASRNDHNWYGLLTNLKTNLNDQMVLQVGLDFRSYKGIHFQEVTDLLGGQYFLDDNNANNPNFAAGVGDKINYDNDGHVGWIGAFGQLEYDVTENFNAFVAAAFSNTSYRRVDRFNYLDSDPLQETDTYNFIGGSIKGGANYRIDGNHNVFANFGYFERAADFDAVFLNFSNDNINDDAENQKITSFELGYGYRSEKLAANVNLYRTLWNDRTEIATFQQPDGTRASANILGVNAIHQGIEIDFVYKATNQLSINGMASIGDWRWDSNVTDVQVFDEEQNLVDTVNLFIKDVHVSDAAQTTFGLGANYKFGLDTRLVVDYVYNADIYADFDPSDRNTPGPDAWKMPDFGLFDVAMTHGFDFGPFRASLTARVNNVFDTEYIPDAQDGSGSTAETALVWIGFGRTFNLGAKLNF, from the coding sequence ATGAAAAAAACTACTCAATTTTTATTGTTGACTGTAGCTATGTTATTTAGCGCAACAATTTTTGCTCAGACAGTCTCAGGTACAATTGTAGAGGCTGGGACTAACGTTCCGCTTCCTGGGGCTAACGTTATTGAGAAGGGCACCTCTAATGGTGTGACTTCAGATTTTGATGGAAACTTTTCTTTAAATGCGTCTTCTTCTTCGGGAGAGGTAGTCATTTCCTTTATTGGTTACAATTCTAAAACTATTGCTTTTTCAGGCGATACAGATTTAGGTGTAATTACACTGGAATCAAGTCAGTTTGGTTTAGAAGAGGTTCAAATTATTGCATCGGTAGCTGTAGATAGAAAAACTCCTGTGGCGGTTTCTACTATTAAATCTGCTGATATCGAATTAAAATTAGGATCTCAAGAATTTCCAGAGATTTTAAAAACAACACCAGGTATTTATGTTACTAAAGCCGGTGGTGGATTTGGTGACGGTCAAGTTAGGATGAGAGGTTTTGGCTCTGTAAACGTGGCAGTTATGATTAACGGTATTCCAGTAAACGATATGGAAAATGGTCGAGTATTCTGGTCTAACTGGGCAGGTCTTGGCGATGTTACAAGTACCATGCAAACGCAAAGAGGTTTAGGAGCAGCTAAAATAGCAGTGCCTTCTATTGGTGGTACAATTAATATTATAACCAAAACTACAGATGTAGAAGAAGGTGGTAATATAATCACTTCTGTTGGTAATGACGGGTATTCTAAATACGGAGTAACATATTCAACAGGATTAATGGATAATGGGTTTGCTGCTACTGTTTCGGCAGCTAGTACTCAAGGAGATGGCTATGTAGATGGTACACAGTTTAATGGTGTGTCTTACTTTGTTAACCTTTCAAAAGAGTTCAACGATCAACATAAATTGTCTTTTTCTGCTTTTGGTGCGAAACAACAACATGGACAAAGACAAAATAGACAACTTATAGAAACCTACAGAAATAGTGAAAGAGGTAGAAAGTTTAATGCCGATTGGGGATATTATAACGGACAGGTTACTTTCCAAGAGGATAACTTTTATCATAAACCTCAAATATCCTTAAACCACTACTGGAATTTAAATGAAAATACATCTATAAACTCCTCTGCTTATGTATCCTTCGGAACTGGAGGTGGTGGCGGTATTAGAGGTGTAAATAAGTTTACATTTAATGCCGACGGAAGTAGTGAATACAGAGATGGTCTTTATGGTCCTATCAACTTCGATAAAATTGCCGAAGAAAATGAAGCGCTTGGTGCCTTAGGTTCTGAAACTATTCTAAGAGCATCACGTAACGATCATAACTGGTACGGGTTATTAACAAACCTAAAAACAAATTTGAACGACCAAATGGTTTTACAAGTTGGTTTAGATTTTAGATCTTACAAAGGGATACATTTCCAAGAGGTTACAGACCTGCTTGGTGGACAATACTTCTTAGACGATAATAATGCAAACAACCCTAATTTTGCTGCTGGCGTTGGTGATAAAATTAATTACGATAACGACGGGCACGTTGGTTGGATTGGAGCTTTTGGACAATTAGAATATGATGTAACAGAAAACTTCAATGCTTTTGTTGCTGCCGCTTTCTCCAATACTTCATACAGAAGGGTCGACCGTTTTAATTATTTAGATTCAGATCCGCTTCAGGAAACAGATACCTATAATTTCATTGGTGGTAGTATTAAAGGTGGAGCGAATTATAGAATTGATGGAAATCATAATGTATTTGCAAATTTCGGTTATTTTGAAAGAGCTGCAGATTTCGATGCAGTTTTCTTAAACTTCAGTAATGATAACATCAATGACGATGCAGAAAACCAAAAAATAACAAGTTTTGAGTTGGGTTACGGATATAGAAGTGAAAAACTTGCCGCAAATGTGAACTTATACAGAACGCTTTGGAACGACAGAACAGAAATTGCTACATTCCAACAACCTGATGGAACCCGAGCTTCTGCAAATATTCTTGGGGTTAATGCCATTCACCAAGGTATTGAGATTGATTTTGTTTACAAAGCAACAAATCAGTTAAGTATTAATGGTATGGCTTCTATTGGTGATTGGAGATGGGATAGTAATGTAACAGATGTACAAGTATTTGATGAAGAACAAAACCTTGTAGATACTGTAAACCTGTTTATCAAAGATGTACATGTGTCTGATGCCGCTCAAACCACTTTTGGGCTAGGAGCAAATTATAAGTTTGGTTTAGATACCAGACTTGTGGTGGACTATGTTTACAACGCAGATATTTATGCCGATTTTGACCCAAGTGACAGAAATACTCCTGGGCCAGACGCATGGAAAATGCCCGATTTTGGGTTATTCGATGTTGCCATGACTCATGGTTTCGATTTTGGGCCTTTTAGAGCCTCTTTAACAGCACGTGTTAATA
- the hppD gene encoding 4-hydroxyphenylpyruvate dioxygenase, with amino-acid sequence MKDIKPVNYGLEKIFKGAQDFLPLLGTDYIELYVGNAKQAAHFYKTAFGFQSFAYKGLETGSKDTVSYVVKQDKIRLVLTTPLNSKNLINNHIVKHGDGVKVIALWVEDANKAYEETTSRGAESYMEPCVEKDEYGEVVRAGIYTYGETVHMFVERKNYNGIFMPKFEKWDSDYNPETLGLKYVDHMVGNVGWGQMNTWVKWYEDVMGFENFLSFDDKQIHTEYSALMSKVMSNGNGRIKFPINEPAEGKKKSQIEEYLDFYESPGVQHIAVATDDIVSTVEGMRARGVEFLSTPPHTYYESVPERLLTHNHKLKEDIKTLQDLGIMIDADEEGYLLQIFTKPVQDRPTLFFEIIQRMGARGFGAGNFKALFESIEREQAKRGTL; translated from the coding sequence ATGAAAGACATAAAACCAGTAAACTACGGTTTAGAAAAAATATTTAAAGGGGCGCAAGATTTTTTGCCGCTTCTTGGTACAGATTATATTGAGCTATACGTTGGTAATGCCAAACAGGCAGCCCACTTTTATAAAACAGCATTTGGCTTTCAATCTTTTGCTTACAAAGGATTGGAAACAGGAAGCAAGGACACAGTATCCTATGTAGTTAAACAAGATAAAATACGATTGGTGTTAACCACGCCTTTAAATTCAAAAAACCTTATTAATAACCATATTGTTAAACATGGTGATGGTGTAAAAGTAATAGCGCTTTGGGTTGAAGATGCCAATAAAGCCTACGAAGAAACCACGAGTAGGGGAGCCGAGTCCTACATGGAGCCATGTGTTGAAAAAGATGAGTATGGCGAGGTAGTGCGAGCAGGAATCTACACTTACGGCGAAACTGTTCACATGTTTGTAGAACGTAAAAACTACAACGGTATTTTTATGCCTAAGTTCGAAAAATGGGACTCTGATTATAATCCAGAAACCTTAGGTTTAAAATATGTGGATCATATGGTGGGCAATGTTGGATGGGGGCAAATGAATACTTGGGTAAAATGGTACGAAGATGTAATGGGTTTCGAGAACTTTCTCTCGTTCGATGATAAACAAATCCATACTGAATATTCTGCTCTAATGAGTAAGGTAATGAGCAATGGTAATGGCCGAATAAAGTTTCCAATAAACGAACCGGCAGAGGGGAAGAAAAAATCTCAAATCGAGGAGTATTTAGATTTTTACGAAAGCCCTGGTGTACAGCATATTGCTGTAGCCACAGATGATATAGTTTCAACCGTAGAAGGTATGCGAGCAAGAGGGGTAGAGTTCTTGTCTACACCCCCACATACTTACTATGAGTCGGTTCCGGAAAGATTACTGACTCATAATCATAAATTGAAAGAAGATATTAAAACGCTTCAAGATTTAGGGATTATGATAGATGCCGATGAAGAAGGGTATTTGCTTCAAATTTTCACTAAACCTGTACAAGACAGACCAACATTATTTTTTGAAATCATTCAGCGTATGGGGGCTCGAGGTTTTGGTGCCGGTAATTTTAAGGCGCTTTTTGAATCTATAGAAAGAGAACAGGCCAAAAGGGGTACGCTCTAG